From the genome of Anaeromicrobium sediminis, one region includes:
- a CDS encoding Lin0368 family putative glycerol transporter subunit produces MKHLGTILGTAIAGMFVMSVWGAFAGEYGIGGGWFAGFAIIGTMWFLNHFIGLVNNDGAFVDMAVGIGMAGTMRGVFEQGIEAGIASMPTLGVVLIGGVVGGFTAYKLECYLAEKEKAEA; encoded by the coding sequence TTGAAACATTTAGGAACTATACTAGGAACTGCAATAGCAGGTATGTTTGTAATGAGTGTATGGGGCGCATTTGCTGGAGAATATGGAATTGGCGGAGGCTGGTTCGCAGGTTTTGCAATAATTGGAACTATGTGGTTTTTAAATCATTTTATCGGACTTGTAAATAATGACGGAGCTTTTGTAGATATGGCTGTAGGAATTGGTATGGCTGGAACTATGAGGGGCGTATTTGAACAGGGAATAGAAGCTGGAATCGCATCTATGCCAACATTAGGAGTAGTATTAATTGGTGGAGTAGTAGGCGGATTTACTGCTTACAAATTAGAATGTTATTTGGCAGAAAAAGAAAAGGCTGAAGCTTAG
- a CDS encoding Lin0368 family putative glycerol transporter subunit: protein MTMANIITTFAGAFIFPFLIRLCWGKMCDAWGAIGGWMAAGFIVGTTWTLTHGVGIIVQSGGAWIDMAWAAGAGLFVASAMSGDDVSKGFVNVVMALIGGTLGGFILSCL, encoded by the coding sequence ATGACTATGGCTAATATAATAACTACTTTCGCAGGTGCGTTCATATTTCCATTTTTAATTAGATTATGTTGGGGTAAAATGTGTGATGCGTGGGGAGCAATTGGTGGCTGGATGGCAGCTGGATTCATAGTAGGAACAACTTGGACATTAACTCACGGAGTTGGAATTATAGTTCAATCTGGTGGAGCTTGGATAGATATGGCATGGGCTGCAGGTGCTGGATTATTTGTAGCATCAGCAATGTCAGGAGACGATGTATCAAAAGGTTTTGTAAATGTAGTAATGGCATTAATCGGTGGAACACTTGGTGGATTTATATTATCTTGTTTATAA
- the glpK gene encoding glycerol kinase GlpK, with product MQKKYIMALDQGTTSSRAILFDHDGNIVKVAQKEFTQIYPKPGWVEHDGMEIWGTQSGVAREVLETAGISPEEVAAIGITNQRETTIVWDKNTGKPVYNAIVWQSRQTAAICDDLKERGLEGYIRENTGLVVDAYFSGTKVKWILDNVEGAREKAEAGDLLFGTMDTWLIWNLTRGEVHVTDYSNASRTLLYNIKELKWDEKILAELGIPKSMLPEVKPSSEIYGYTDEKTFGGARIPIAGAAGDQHAALFGQACYEPGMAKNTYGTGCFMLMNTGEELVPSNNGLLTTIAWGVDGKVEYALEGSIFVAGASVQWLRDELKLIHDASDSEYFASKVDDTNGVYVVPAFVGLGAPYWDMYARGTIVGLTRGANRYHIIRATLESIAYQTRDVLEAMQEDSKINLTELKVDGGAVANNFLMQFQSDILGVPVVRPNIIETTAMGAAYLAGLAVGFWESKEELGKKWSVDRKFELAMAEEDKEKKYAGWRKAVERSRMWEEE from the coding sequence ATGCAAAAAAAGTATATCATGGCCTTAGATCAAGGAACAACTAGTTCAAGAGCAATATTATTCGACCACGATGGAAATATAGTTAAAGTAGCACAAAAGGAATTTACTCAAATATATCCAAAGCCAGGTTGGGTTGAACACGATGGAATGGAAATTTGGGGAACTCAAAGTGGTGTAGCTAGAGAAGTATTAGAAACTGCTGGAATAAGTCCAGAAGAGGTTGCAGCTATTGGTATCACTAACCAAAGAGAAACAACTATAGTTTGGGACAAAAATACTGGAAAGCCAGTATATAATGCAATAGTTTGGCAATCACGTCAAACAGCAGCAATTTGCGATGACTTAAAAGAAAGAGGATTAGAAGGATATATTAGAGAAAATACTGGATTAGTAGTAGATGCATATTTCTCTGGAACAAAAGTAAAATGGATATTAGATAACGTTGAAGGTGCAAGAGAAAAGGCTGAAGCAGGAGACTTATTATTTGGTACTATGGATACTTGGTTAATATGGAACTTAACTAGAGGTGAAGTTCACGTTACTGACTATTCAAATGCTTCAAGAACTTTATTATATAATATTAAAGAATTAAAGTGGGATGAAAAGATCCTAGCAGAATTAGGAATTCCTAAGTCCATGTTACCAGAAGTTAAACCTTCTAGTGAAATATATGGGTACACTGATGAAAAGACTTTCGGTGGAGCTAGAATTCCAATAGCTGGAGCAGCTGGAGATCAACATGCAGCATTATTCGGGCAAGCTTGTTATGAACCAGGTATGGCTAAGAATACTTATGGTACAGGATGCTTCATGTTAATGAACACTGGAGAAGAATTAGTACCTTCAAATAATGGTCTACTTACTACTATTGCTTGGGGAGTAGATGGAAAAGTTGAATATGCATTAGAGGGAAGTATATTCGTTGCTGGTGCTAGTGTTCAATGGTTAAGAGATGAACTTAAATTAATTCATGATGCTAGTGACAGTGAATATTTTGCAAGTAAAGTTGATGACACTAACGGAGTATATGTAGTACCAGCATTTGTTGGACTTGGAGCACCATATTGGGATATGTATGCAAGAGGAACTATAGTAGGTCTTACTAGAGGGGCAAATAGATATCACATTATAAGAGCTACATTAGAGTCTATAGCATACCAAACTAGAGACGTATTAGAAGCTATGCAAGAAGATTCTAAGATCAATTTAACAGAACTTAAAGTTGATGGTGGAGCAGTTGCTAATAACTTCTTAATGCAGTTCCAATCAGACATATTAGGAGTACCTGTTGTTAGACCTAATATCATTGAAACTACAGCGATGGGAGCAGCATATTTAGCAGGTCTTGCAGTTGGATTCTGGGAGTCTAAAGAAGAACTAGGTAAGAAATGGAGCGTAGACAGAAAGTTTGAGTTAGCAATGGCTGAAGAAGACAAAGAAAAGAAATATGCAGGTTGGAGAAAAGCAGTAGAAAGATCTAGAATGTGGGAAGAAGAGTAA
- a CDS encoding NAD(P)/FAD-dependent oxidoreductase, whose amino-acid sequence MYDVAVIGAGIAGTFIARELTKYDLKIVLIDKDTDISNGTTKANSAIVHAGYDAKDGTLKGLLNAKGNAMYDKVCTELDVPFKRIGSFVIATNEEEMESVRDLYERGIKNNIPNMKILTEEEVKEMEPNLSKDIIGALYAPTAGIVSPWELSVALAENAGDNGCEIRLETEVTDMKKEDDKFVIDTNHGEIEAKYIFNCAGVYADKINEMVGEKTFEIVPTRGQYNILDKSVGSLVNHVIFQAPTKSGKGVLVAPTVHGNLLVGPDAEGLDDREALETTSERIGFIREKSRKTTDKIDFRKTITSFSGLRAKPSTGDFIIEESKDASGFINVAGIESPGLSAAPAIAEYAIDIFRNINTDLKDNENFNPTRKPVIRFMELSDEEKAEIIKKDSRYGTIICRCENITEGEIVDCINRNAGGKTVDAIKRRVRPGMGRCQGGFCGPRVMEILARELKEDIKNIVKDSRKSYILTEETKQA is encoded by the coding sequence ATGTATGATGTAGCTGTAATCGGAGCAGGAATTGCCGGTACATTTATAGCAAGAGAGTTAACTAAATATGATTTAAAGATAGTTTTAATAGACAAAGATACAGATATTTCAAACGGAACTACTAAGGCAAATAGTGCCATAGTCCATGCCGGATATGATGCAAAGGATGGAACTTTAAAGGGACTATTAAATGCAAAGGGAAATGCCATGTATGACAAGGTCTGTACTGAGTTAGACGTTCCATTTAAAAGAATAGGATCATTTGTTATTGCTACAAATGAAGAAGAAATGGAAAGTGTACGTGACTTATATGAGAGAGGAATAAAAAACAATATTCCTAATATGAAAATCTTAACTGAGGAAGAGGTTAAAGAAATGGAACCTAACCTAAGTAAGGATATAATCGGAGCTTTATATGCACCAACAGCAGGAATTGTCAGTCCTTGGGAACTGTCAGTAGCATTAGCTGAAAATGCAGGGGATAATGGATGTGAAATAAGATTAGAAACAGAAGTTACAGATATGAAAAAGGAAGATGATAAGTTTGTAATAGATACTAACCATGGAGAAATAGAAGCTAAATATATATTTAACTGTGCCGGCGTATATGCAGATAAAATAAATGAAATGGTTGGAGAAAAAACTTTTGAAATAGTTCCTACAAGAGGACAGTACAACATATTAGATAAGAGTGTAGGAAGTTTAGTAAATCATGTTATATTCCAAGCTCCTACAAAATCTGGAAAGGGTGTTTTAGTTGCACCAACAGTACATGGAAACTTATTAGTAGGTCCTGATGCAGAAGGATTAGATGATAGGGAAGCATTAGAAACTACTTCAGAGAGAATTGGATTTATTAGAGAAAAGTCTAGAAAGACTACAGACAAAATAGATTTTAGAAAAACTATAACAAGTTTTTCAGGACTTAGAGCAAAACCTTCTACAGGGGACTTCATAATAGAAGAATCAAAGGACGCTAGTGGATTCATTAATGTGGCTGGTATAGAGTCACCAGGATTATCGGCAGCACCTGCTATTGCAGAATATGCTATTGATATATTTAGAAACATTAATACTGACTTAAAAGATAATGAGAATTTCAATCCAACTAGAAAACCTGTAATAAGATTTATGGAATTAAGTGATGAAGAAAAGGCAGAGATCATTAAAAAGGACTCTAGATACGGAACAATAATCTGTAGATGTGAAAACATAACAGAAGGAGAGATTGTTGATTGTATAAATAGAAATGCAGGAGGAAAAACTGTAGATGCTATTAAGAGAAGAGTTAGACCGGGAATGGGTAGATGTCAAGGTGGTTTCTGTGGACCAAGAGTAATGGAAATCTTAGCACGTGAGTTAAAAGAAGATATTAAGAACATAGTTAAGGATAGTAGAAAATCATATATCTTAACAGAAGAAACTAAACAGGCGTAA
- a CDS encoding NAD(P)/FAD-dependent oxidoreductase gives MLNYNVVVIGGGPAGLAAAIEAKKNGVDNILVIERDRELGGILQQCIHNGFGLHEFKEELTGPEYAERFIVELRNMGIEYKLDTMVLDMNQNKTISAINSTDGFMNIQAKAIVLAMGCRERTRGAISIPGARPAGVFTAGTAQRFVNMEGYMVGKKVVILGSGDIGLIMARRMTLEGAQVQAVAELMPFSGGLTRNIVQCLDDYGIPLLLSHTITEIKGRDRVEGIVIAQVDEKFKPIPGTEKEFECDTLLLSVGLIPENELSVQAGVDMDRITSGPIVNEAMETNIEGVFACGNVVHVHDLVDFVTAESRRAGASAAKYVNNELKKEGTTLKTEGKNGVRYIVPQVVRPENIDKTLDLFMRVDNVYHNVEMVVKIDGKEVKRMKKRHVAPGEMESVKIKKEDLSCADGSKIEVYLEKEACLKKEVYLEKEGA, from the coding sequence GTGTTAAATTATAATGTTGTTGTTATAGGTGGAGGACCTGCAGGATTAGCTGCAGCTATAGAAGCTAAGAAAAATGGTGTAGATAATATATTAGTTATAGAGAGAGATAGAGAACTAGGTGGAATACTTCAACAATGTATTCACAATGGGTTTGGATTGCACGAATTCAAAGAAGAGTTAACGGGACCTGAGTATGCTGAAAGATTCATAGTAGAATTAAGAAACATGGGAATCGAATATAAGTTAGATACTATGGTATTAGATATGAACCAAAATAAAACTATAAGTGCTATAAATTCAACGGATGGGTTTATGAATATTCAAGCCAAAGCAATAGTTTTAGCCATGGGATGTAGAGAAAGAACTAGAGGCGCCATTAGTATTCCTGGAGCTAGACCAGCAGGAGTATTCACGGCTGGAACTGCTCAAAGATTTGTAAACATGGAAGGCTACATGGTTGGAAAAAAAGTAGTTATATTAGGATCTGGAGATATTGGTCTTATAATGGCTAGAAGAATGACACTAGAAGGAGCACAAGTGCAAGCTGTGGCAGAATTAATGCCTTTCTCTGGTGGACTTACAAGAAATATAGTTCAGTGTTTAGATGACTATGGAATTCCCCTATTATTAAGCCATACTATTACTGAAATTAAAGGTAGAGATAGAGTAGAGGGAATCGTAATAGCTCAAGTAGATGAAAAGTTTAAACCTATTCCTGGTACAGAAAAGGAATTTGAATGTGATACATTACTTTTATCAGTAGGATTAATTCCAGAAAATGAACTATCTGTTCAAGCTGGTGTAGACATGGATAGAATAACTTCTGGACCTATAGTAAATGAAGCTATGGAAACAAATATAGAAGGTGTATTTGCCTGTGGTAACGTAGTACACGTACATGACTTAGTAGATTTCGTTACAGCTGAAAGTAGAAGAGCTGGAGCAAGTGCTGCTAAGTACGTAAACAATGAGCTCAAGAAAGAAGGAACTACACTTAAGACAGAAGGTAAAAATGGAGTAAGGTATATAGTTCCTCAAGTAGTAAGACCTGAAAATATTGATAAGACACTAGATTTATTTATGAGAGTAGACAATGTGTACCATAATGTAGAAATGGTAGTTAAAATAGATGGAAAAGAAGTTAAAAGAATGAAAAAGAGACACGTAGCTCCTGGAGAAATGGAATCTGTAAAAATTAAGAAGGAAGACTTAAGTTGTGCAGATGGCTCTAAAATAGAAGTTTATTTAGAAAAAGAAGCTTGTCTAAAAAAGGAAGTTTATTTAGAGAAGGAGGGAGCTTAA
- a CDS encoding DUF1667 domain-containing protein, with translation MKKHELVCIVCPMGCRLDVIEEKEKYTVLGNKCPRGKDYGVKELTNPTRVVTSTVKIEGGLLNRIPVKTNGDIPKDKVFECMKLLDKIQLKAPVKAGDIVLKNIFNTGIDVVTSRSM, from the coding sequence GTGAAAAAACATGAATTAGTTTGTATTGTATGTCCTATGGGATGTCGTTTAGATGTTATAGAAGAAAAGGAAAAATATACAGTATTAGGAAACAAGTGTCCAAGGGGTAAGGATTATGGAGTGAAGGAACTCACTAATCCAACTAGAGTAGTAACTTCCACAGTAAAAATAGAAGGTGGACTTTTAAATAGGATACCTGTAAAAACTAATGGAGATATTCCAAAGGATAAAGTATTTGAATGTATGAAATTATTAGATAAAATTCAATTAAAAGCTCCAGTTAAAGCAGGAGACATTGTGTTAAAGAATATATTTAATACAGGGATAGATGTAGTTACTTCAAGAAGTATGTAG